One Salvia splendens isolate huo1 chromosome 12, SspV2, whole genome shotgun sequence genomic window carries:
- the LOC121756946 gene encoding vesicle-associated protein 1-1-like: MSSGELLSVEPLELKFPFQVNRQIFCFIQASNQTDDHVAFKVKTTNPKKYCVRPNTGIILPRSSCEINVTMQAQREAPIDMQCKDKFLLQSIVTSPDTNPKDITPEMFTKEQGHVEECKLKVVYIAPPQSSSDADGSEEGSQKYRMVDNSTEAQSLISKLTEEKATAIQRSNKLQQELELLKRESKKGGISLVIAILIGVLGVVLGYFIKTTNAT, encoded by the exons atgagttCTGGGGAGCTTCTTAGCGTCGAACCACTGGAATTGAAATTCCCAT TTCAAGTAAACAGGCAGATCTTTTGCTTCATTCAAGCATCGAATCAAACTGATGATCATGTGGCTTTTAAG GTTAAGACGACAAATCCTAAGAAATATTGCGTCAGACCAAACACAGGAATTATATTGCCCCGTTCATCATGCGAAATCAATG TCACAATGCAAGCACAAAGGGAAGCTCCCATTGATATGCAATGCAAGGATAAGTTTTTGCTTCAGAGTATTGTGACGAGCCCCGACACAAATCCTAAAGATATCACTCCAGAAATG TTTACCAAGGAGCAAGGTCATGTTGAAGAATGTAAGTTGAAAGTGGTTTACATTGCACCACCTCAATCATCCTCTGATGCAGATGGATCAGAAGAGGGTTCACAAAAGTACAGAATGGTGGATAATTCCACTGAG GCACAATCTCTTATTTCCAAACTTACGGAGGAGAAAGCCACTGCAATCCAAAGGAGTAACAAACTTCAGCAAGAATTG GAACTCTTGAAGCGAGAAAGCAAAAAGGGTGGCATATCTCTCGTAATCGCAATCCTTATCGGCGTGCTGGGTGTAGTTCTCGGATACTTCATCAAAACGACAAATGCTACGTAG
- the LOC121758009 gene encoding chaperone protein dnaJ 13-like — protein MTEKNGETNNKQLYALLNVSPEASDEEIRKAYRQWAQVYHPDKHQSPHMKDIATENFQRVCEAYEILTDENKRIIYDIYGMEGLISGLELGPKLEKVDEIKEELEKLKRQREKEKSEPNIRSSGSILANLSWPDLLDGDGFMRGMAMATEVQSQISKHTSLDIGGNLAVNERSGGGAATAVLRHQVSSVSSVELMGSMGLQSLVGIQTSRQLSVHSTASLGITASLRDGSMNLLNTWSRQLSETSNGNIQLSLGEESSIGIGWRKKEQKVSASGGIKIGTSSFGATANFTRFFSSKSHGRIAGTVGSDALALEIGGGRKISKFSTIRMLYSIGVQGLIWKFELHRGGQKLVIPILLSHHLNPVFATGAFVVPISLYFTLKNFVFKPYYIRWEKQKSLENLEKTKNQVEESIAAAMKAQQLLQNVANRKKIKQEELGGLVVVQALYGSQKALLNRHRSDETGDGVPSQIIDITVPLNFLVTDSGKLKLHEGVKKSGIMGSCDPCPGEPKQLYVKYTYDANIHEVTVGDYDELLIPQESHKV, from the exons ATGACTGAAAAAAATGGTGAAACCAACAACAAGCAGCTCTACGCTTTGCTCAACGTTTCGCCGGAAGCTTCTGATGAAGAAATCAGAAAGGCGTATCGCCAATGGGCCCAAGTTTATCATCCTGATAAACACCAATCTCCACAT ATGAAGGATATTGCAACAGAGAACTTTCAACGAGTATGCGAAGCTTATGAGATATTAACAGATGAAAATAAAAGGATCATATACGATATCTATGGAATGGAGGGGCTTATTTCCGGCCTGGAGCTTGGCCCTAAACTTGAAAAGGTTGATGAAATCAAGGAAGAACTTGAAAAATTGAAGCGtcagagagaaaaagaaaaatccgAACCCAATATCAGATCATCTGGCTCGATTTTGGCAAATTTGTCATGGCCCGATCTTTTAGATGGTGATGGTTTTATGAGAGG GATGGCTATGGCCACTGAAGTTCAATCTCAAATATCTAAGCACACTTCTCTTGATATTGGTGGTAATTTGGCTGTCAATGAAAGATCTGGCGGTGGTGCAGCAACTGCAGTTCTTAGGCATCAAGTATCTTCAGTTTCCTCTGTGGAATTAATGGGATCTATGGGCTTGCAATCATTGGTAGGAATACAAACTTCCCG CCAGTTATCTGTTCATTCTACGGCATCATTGGGCATTACTGCGTCTTTGAGAGATGGCTCTATGAATCTTTTGAACACCTGGAGCCGTCAACTGTCAGAAACATCAAATGGAAAT ATACAACTATCTCTAGGTGAAGAGTCATCTATTGGTATTGGCTGGAGAAAGAAAGAGCAAAAAGTGTCCGCTTCAGGAGGGATTAAG ATTGGAACAAGCTCATTTGGAGCAACTGCTAACTTCACTCGCTTCTTCTCCTCTAAATCACATGGTCGAATTGCTGGCACAGTTGGAAG TGATGCACTTGCACTTGAAATTGGGGGTGGAAGAAAGATATCTAAATTCAGTACTATTCGGATGTTATACTCCATTGGAGTTCAG GGGCTAATCTGGAAGTTTGAATTGCACCGTGGGGGACAGAAGTTAGTGATTCCT ATATTGTTGTCCCATCATTTGAATCCAGTCTTTGCAACCGGAGCATTCGTTGTTCCCATATCGCTGTATTTTACGCTTAAG AACTTTGTTTTCAAGCCTTATTATATAAGATGGGAAAAGCAAAAGTCACTGGAGAACCTTGAGAAGACCAAAAATCAG GTTGAAGAGTCAATAGCTGCTGCTATGAAAGCCCAGCAGCTATTGCAGAATGTTGCCAATAGGAAGAAGATAAAACAAGAAGAACTGGGTGGATTAGTGGTTGTTCAGGCACTTTATGGAAGTCAGAAGGCTCTGCTGAACAGACATAGATCGGACGAAACAGGAGATGGAGTGCCTTCACAGATCATAGATATTACAGTACCGCTAAATTTTCTTGTTACCGATTCTGGGAAGCTCAAG CTACACGAAGGTGTGAAAAAATCTGGAATCATGGGCTCTTGTGATCCTTGTCCCGGAGAACCAAAGCAGTTGTATGTCAAGTATACATATGATGCAAACATACACGAG GTTACAGTTGGTGATTACGACGAGCTGCTAATACCACAAGAAAGCCACAAAGTCTAA